One part of the Mycobacterium marinum genome encodes these proteins:
- the rplB gene encoding 50S ribosomal protein L2 yields the protein MAIRKYKPTTPGRRGASVSDFAEITRSTPEKSLVRPLHGRGGRNAHGRITTRHKGGGHKRAYRVIDFRRNDKDGVNAKVAHIEYDPNRTARIALLHFLDGEKRYIIAPNGLSQGDVVESGANADIKPGNNLPLRNIPAGTLVHAVELRPGGGAKLARSAGSSIQLLGKEASYASLRMPSGEIRRVDVRCRATVGEVGNAEQANINWGKAGRMRWKGKRPSVRGVVMNPVDHPHGGGEGKTSGGRHPVSPWGKPEGRTRNPNKASNKLIVRRRRTGKKHGR from the coding sequence ATGGCAATTCGCAAGTACAAGCCCACGACCCCGGGTCGGCGCGGCGCGAGCGTGTCGGACTTCGCCGAAATCACTCGCTCGACTCCGGAGAAGTCGCTGGTTCGCCCGCTGCACGGTCGTGGCGGGCGTAACGCACACGGCCGCATCACCACTCGCCACAAGGGTGGTGGCCACAAGCGTGCCTACCGGGTGATCGACTTCCGTCGTAATGACAAGGACGGGGTCAACGCCAAGGTTGCGCACATCGAGTACGACCCCAACCGCACCGCCCGCATCGCGCTGCTTCATTTTCTTGACGGCGAGAAGCGCTACATCATTGCGCCCAACGGTCTTTCCCAGGGCGACGTCGTCGAGTCGGGTGCCAACGCCGACATCAAGCCCGGCAACAACCTGCCGCTACGCAACATCCCGGCCGGCACCTTGGTGCACGCCGTGGAGTTGCGGCCCGGCGGTGGCGCCAAGCTTGCCCGCTCGGCGGGATCGAGCATCCAGTTGCTCGGTAAGGAAGCCAGCTACGCCTCGCTGCGTATGCCCAGCGGCGAGATCCGTCGGGTCGACGTTCGGTGCCGCGCCACGGTCGGTGAGGTGGGCAACGCCGAGCAGGCAAACATCAACTGGGGTAAGGCCGGTCGTATGCGGTGGAAGGGCAAGCGCCCGTCCGTCCGTGGTGTGGTGATGAACCCGGTCGACCACCCGCACGGCGGTGGTGAGGGTAAGACCTCCGGTGGCCGTCACCCGGTGAGCCCGTGGGGCAAGCCAGAAGGCCGTACCCGCAACCCGAACAAAGCGAGCAACAAGCTCATCGTCCGACGCCGGCGCACCGGCAAGAAGCACGGGCGCTAG
- a CDS encoding oxygenase MpaB family protein: MVAHYPELARRVRSQRELQPDLYGGFDFDHQPERLATEPDVDSALPTWVADRAPILEDDRVLELISTATMLGDVVADPYAALMSTRAVTQLIDMLKTACRKGIEAVPDAPAELASFIAAMEVTPDWIDFELVREGARVERIPAALLAPFITRGAFIATFTNTYAALPMALTGALSGKRAARRVNETASFFAVTTLPGALDRYGPGFEAAAMVRLMHSMVRYNALKKSDKWGRKWDAAIYGMPVPQVDQMPAGMIGQYLLARKARQQGRTEFTAEERAVVEFARYRCFLLGLPEELLPAEPADIIHVMHARAALLRHGFDDVCRELVSGTMAAYLRPNTTLFDRCADAVEKSFSKLTFVRTFCGNDRDLAAAMGVTLGPEDLLRVALTAPFIIGRFTAVSHASRIPVLRDITDAYVIGLLKLRLATYGRPEFTTDAAHYTPVLH; encoded by the coding sequence ATGGTCGCCCACTACCCCGAACTCGCGCGGCGGGTGCGCAGCCAACGCGAATTGCAGCCCGACCTCTACGGCGGCTTCGACTTCGACCATCAGCCGGAACGGCTGGCCACCGAGCCCGACGTCGACTCCGCCCTGCCGACCTGGGTCGCTGATCGCGCACCGATCCTGGAAGACGACCGCGTCCTGGAGCTGATCAGCACTGCCACCATGCTCGGAGACGTCGTCGCCGATCCCTACGCGGCACTGATGTCCACACGCGCCGTCACGCAACTGATCGACATGCTCAAGACGGCCTGCCGGAAGGGAATCGAGGCGGTGCCCGACGCGCCCGCCGAGTTGGCGTCGTTCATCGCCGCCATGGAGGTCACCCCGGACTGGATCGACTTCGAGCTGGTACGCGAGGGTGCCCGGGTCGAGCGCATCCCCGCCGCGCTGCTGGCCCCCTTCATTACGAGGGGGGCCTTCATCGCGACCTTCACCAACACCTACGCCGCGCTGCCGATGGCACTGACCGGTGCGCTCTCCGGCAAGCGGGCAGCCCGGCGGGTCAACGAGACAGCCAGTTTTTTCGCCGTCACCACCCTGCCCGGTGCGCTGGACCGTTACGGTCCAGGTTTCGAAGCCGCCGCCATGGTCCGGCTGATGCACTCGATGGTCCGCTACAACGCCCTGAAGAAGTCCGACAAGTGGGGCCGAAAATGGGACGCAGCCATCTACGGCATGCCGGTGCCGCAGGTCGACCAGATGCCGGCCGGCATGATCGGCCAGTACCTGCTGGCTCGCAAGGCGCGACAGCAGGGCCGGACCGAGTTCACCGCCGAGGAACGCGCCGTCGTCGAATTCGCCAGGTATCGCTGCTTTCTACTCGGTCTGCCGGAGGAACTGCTGCCCGCCGAGCCTGCCGACATCATCCACGTCATGCACGCGCGGGCGGCTCTGTTGCGCCACGGATTCGACGACGTCTGCCGCGAACTCGTCAGCGGCACGATGGCGGCCTACCTGCGCCCCAACACCACGCTGTTCGACCGTTGCGCCGACGCGGTCGAGAAGAGCTTCAGCAAGCTCACGTTCGTCCGCACCTTCTGCGGCAATGACCGCGACCTCGCCGCGGCCATGGGCGTCACACTCGGGCCCGAAGACCTCTTGCGCGTCGCTTTGACCGCGCCCTTCATCATCGGGCGCTTCACAGCAGTGAGCCACGCCAGCCGCATCCCGGTGCTTCGAGACATCACCGACGCGTACGTCATCGGGCTTCTCAAGCTCCGGCTGGCGACCTACGGCAGGCCTGAGTTCACAACCGATGCAGCGCATTACACTCCTGTCCTGCACTGA
- a CDS encoding TetR/AcrR family transcriptional regulator codes for MTAQGRREQILDVTHAIIDADGFHAATPIRIAREAGINRSLIYQQFGGPAGLFVALIDREAGRAGEQFAEAISDLGEPSEENQTLVRAFDGVLAAVDAHTATWRLFLFPPQGAPPQLHTRLAQSQTIVREFLQGELQRLNPQLDDPEYTARVLYATGRELLQLRLSEPQTATPERLRAFVHGLRANLIGPSR; via the coding sequence ATGACCGCGCAAGGGCGGCGCGAGCAGATCCTCGACGTGACCCATGCCATCATCGACGCCGACGGTTTCCACGCCGCAACGCCGATCCGCATCGCGCGGGAGGCCGGGATCAATCGATCGCTGATCTACCAGCAGTTCGGCGGCCCGGCGGGCCTGTTCGTCGCCCTCATCGACCGTGAAGCCGGCCGGGCAGGCGAACAGTTCGCCGAAGCGATCAGCGACCTGGGCGAGCCCAGCGAAGAGAACCAAACCTTGGTGCGTGCGTTTGACGGTGTGCTAGCGGCTGTGGACGCCCACACGGCAACCTGGCGGCTGTTCTTGTTCCCGCCGCAGGGCGCTCCCCCGCAACTGCATACCCGGCTCGCCCAGTCTCAGACGATCGTGCGTGAGTTCCTACAAGGGGAACTGCAGCGACTCAATCCGCAGCTAGATGATCCCGAGTACACCGCCCGGGTCCTGTACGCCACCGGGCGCGAACTACTGCAGTTGCGCCTCAGTGAACCGCAGACCGCGACGCCGGAGCGACTGCGCGCCTTCGTGCACGGCCTGCGCGCCAATCTCATCGGCCCAAGCCGCTAG
- the rpmC gene encoding 50S ribosomal protein L29 produces MAVGISPGELRELTEEELTERLRESKEELFNLRFQMATGQLNNNRRLRTVRQEIARVYTVLRERELGLAAGPGEPDGKES; encoded by the coding sequence ATGGCAGTGGGAATTTCCCCTGGCGAACTGCGCGAGCTCACCGAAGAAGAGCTGACCGAGCGTCTGCGCGAATCCAAGGAAGAGCTGTTCAACCTGCGTTTCCAGATGGCGACCGGACAGCTCAACAACAACCGCCGGCTGCGCACGGTGCGTCAGGAAATCGCACGCGTCTACACCGTGTTGCGCGAACGAGAATTGGGTCTGGCGGCTGGACCCGGCGAACCCGATGGTAAGGAATCGTGA
- the rpsJ gene encoding 30S ribosomal protein S10, whose product MAGQKIRIRLKAYDHEAIDASARKIVETVVRTGASVVGPVPLPTEKNVYCVIRSPHKYKDSREHFEMRTHKRLIDIIDPTPKTVDALMRIDLPASVDVNIQ is encoded by the coding sequence GTGGCGGGACAGAAGATCCGCATCAGGCTCAAGGCCTACGACCACGAGGCTATTGACGCTTCGGCGCGCAAGATCGTCGAGACGGTGGTCCGTACCGGCGCCAGCGTGGTTGGTCCGGTGCCGTTGCCGACCGAGAAGAACGTGTACTGCGTCATTCGCTCACCGCACAAGTACAAGGACTCGCGGGAGCACTTCGAGATGCGTACGCACAAGCGGTTGATCGACATCATCGATCCGACGCCGAAGACGGTTGACGCACTCATGCGCATCGACCTTCCGGCCAGTGTCGACGTCAACATCCAGTAG
- the rplC gene encoding 50S ribosomal protein L3, translating into MARKGILGTKLGMTQVFDENNKVVPVTVVKAGPNVVTRIRTPERDGYSAVQLAYGEISPRKVNKPVTGQYTAAGVNPRRHLAELRLDDAEAVTEYEVGQELTAEIFADGSYVDVTGTSKGKGFAGTMKRHGFSGQGASHGAQAVHRRPGSIGGCATPARVFKGTRMAGRMGNDRVTVQNLLVHKVDAEQGVLLIKGAVPGRTGGLVMVRSAIKRGEK; encoded by the coding sequence ATGGCACGAAAGGGCATTCTCGGTACCAAGCTGGGCATGACGCAGGTCTTCGACGAGAACAACAAAGTCGTACCTGTGACGGTGGTCAAGGCGGGGCCGAACGTTGTAACGCGTATCCGCACACCGGAGCGCGACGGGTACAGCGCAGTGCAGCTGGCCTACGGCGAAATCAGTCCGCGCAAGGTCAACAAGCCGGTCACCGGCCAGTACACCGCCGCGGGCGTCAACCCCCGGCGTCACCTGGCTGAGCTGCGGCTCGACGATGCCGAGGCGGTCACCGAGTACGAAGTCGGCCAGGAGCTGACGGCGGAGATCTTCGCCGACGGCAGCTACGTCGATGTCACCGGTACCTCCAAGGGCAAGGGCTTCGCCGGCACCATGAAGCGTCACGGCTTCAGCGGCCAGGGCGCCAGCCACGGTGCCCAGGCGGTGCACCGCCGGCCGGGTTCCATCGGTGGCTGTGCCACTCCCGCGCGCGTCTTCAAGGGCACGCGGATGGCCGGCCGGATGGGTAACGACCGGGTGACCGTGCAGAACCTGTTGGTGCACAAGGTCGATGCCGAGCAAGGTGTGTTGTTGATCAAGGGCGCGGTTCCCGGCCGCACCGGTGGGCTCGTAATGGTCCGCAGCGCGATCAAACGAGGTGAGAAGTAA
- the rplP gene encoding 50S ribosomal protein L16: MLIPRKVKHRKQHHPRQRGIASGGTSVNFGDYGIQALEHAYVTNRQIESARIAINRHIKRGGKVWINIFPDRPLTKKPAETRMGSGKGSPEWWVANVKPGRVLFELSYPNEAIARAALTRAIHKLPIKARIITREEQF, translated from the coding sequence ATGTTGATTCCCCGTAAGGTTAAGCACCGCAAGCAACACCACCCCCGCCAGCGTGGCATCGCCAGCGGCGGGACGTCGGTGAACTTCGGCGACTATGGGATCCAGGCCCTCGAGCACGCCTACGTCACCAACCGGCAGATCGAGTCCGCTCGTATCGCCATCAACCGGCACATCAAGCGTGGCGGCAAGGTGTGGATCAACATCTTCCCGGACCGTCCCCTGACCAAGAAGCCGGCCGAAACCCGGATGGGTTCGGGTAAGGGCTCCCCGGAGTGGTGGGTGGCCAACGTCAAGCCGGGCCGGGTGCTGTTCGAACTCAGCTACCCCAACGAAGCGATCGCACGAGCGGCGCTGACCCGCGCGATCCACAAGCTGCCGATCAAGGCACGCATCATCACCCGAGAGGAGCAGTTCTGA
- the rpsS gene encoding 30S ribosomal protein S19 produces MPRSLKKGPFVDDHLLKKVDVQNEKNTKQVIKTWSRRSTIIPDFIGHTFAVHDGRKHVPVFVTESMVGHKLGEFAPTRTFKGHIKDDRKSKRR; encoded by the coding sequence ATGCCACGCAGCCTGAAGAAGGGCCCGTTCGTCGACGACCACCTGCTGAAGAAGGTCGACGTGCAGAACGAGAAGAACACCAAGCAGGTCATCAAGACCTGGTCGCGGCGTTCGACCATCATCCCGGACTTCATCGGCCACACCTTCGCGGTGCACGATGGCCGCAAGCATGTCCCGGTGTTCGTCACCGAGTCGATGGTCGGTCACAAGCTCGGTGAATTTGCCCCCACGCGCACGTTCAAGGGACATATCAAGGACGACCGAAAGAGCAAGCGGCGATGA
- the rplD gene encoding 50S ribosomal protein L4, which yields MAAQNQSAQKDLEIQVKTPDGKVDGSVALPAELFDVPANIALMHQVVTAQRAAARQGTHSTKTRGDVSGGGRKPYRQKGTGRARQGSTRAPQFTGGGVVHGPKPRDYSQRTPKKMIAAALRGALSDRARNGRIHAVTELVAGQTPSTKSAKTFLATITDRKQVLVVIGRDDQTGVKSVRNLPGVHILSPDQLNTYDVLRADDVVFSVEALNAYIAANTSEEVSA from the coding sequence ATGGCTGCGCAAAACCAAAGCGCCCAGAAAGACTTGGAAATTCAGGTCAAGACGCCGGACGGCAAGGTCGACGGTTCCGTCGCACTGCCGGCCGAGCTGTTCGATGTTCCGGCGAACATCGCCCTGATGCACCAGGTGGTTACCGCTCAGCGTGCAGCGGCCCGTCAGGGTACGCACTCGACCAAGACACGCGGCGACGTCAGTGGCGGTGGCCGTAAGCCATACCGGCAGAAGGGCACCGGCCGCGCCCGTCAAGGTTCGACGCGGGCCCCGCAGTTCACCGGCGGTGGTGTGGTGCACGGTCCGAAACCGCGCGACTACAGCCAGCGCACCCCCAAGAAGATGATCGCGGCCGCGTTGCGCGGGGCGTTGTCGGACCGGGCGCGCAACGGGCGTATCCACGCCGTCACCGAGTTGGTCGCAGGCCAGACTCCGTCCACCAAGAGCGCCAAGACATTCCTGGCCACCATCACCGACCGCAAGCAGGTGCTGGTGGTCATCGGACGCGATGACCAGACCGGCGTCAAGAGCGTGCGCAACCTGCCCGGTGTGCACATTCTGTCCCCGGACCAGCTCAACACCTACGACGTGCTGCGCGCCGACGACGTGGTCTTCAGTGTTGAGGCGCTCAACGCCTATATCGCCGCCAACACGTCCGAGGAGGTTTCGGCCTAA
- the rpsC gene encoding 30S ribosomal protein S3, with protein sequence MGQKINPHGFRLGITTDWKSRWYADKQYADYVKEDVAIRRLLSSGLERAGIADVEIERTRDRVRVDIHTARPGIVIGRRGTEADRIRADLEKLTGKQVQLNILEVKNPESQAQLVAQGVAEQLSNRVAFRRAMRKAIQSAMRQPNVKGIRVQCSGRLGGAEMSRSEFYREGRVPLHTLRADIDYGLYEAKTTFGRIGVKVWIYKGDIVGGKRELAAAVPAGADRPRRERPAGSRPRRSGASGTTATGTEAGRAVGSEEPAAAESATTPEAQSTES encoded by the coding sequence GTGGGCCAGAAGATCAACCCGCACGGCTTCCGCTTGGGCATCACCACCGACTGGAAGTCGCGTTGGTATGCCGACAAGCAGTACGCCGACTACGTCAAGGAAGACGTCGCCATCCGTCGGCTGCTGTCCAGCGGCCTGGAGCGCGCCGGAATCGCCGACGTGGAGATCGAGCGCACCCGTGACCGGGTCCGGGTCGACATCCACACCGCGCGTCCGGGCATCGTCATTGGCCGCCGTGGCACCGAGGCCGACCGCATCCGTGCGGATCTGGAGAAGCTGACCGGCAAGCAGGTTCAGCTCAACATCCTCGAAGTCAAAAACCCTGAGTCGCAAGCGCAACTGGTGGCCCAAGGGGTCGCTGAGCAGCTGAGCAACCGGGTGGCGTTCCGCCGGGCGATGCGTAAAGCCATCCAGTCCGCGATGCGTCAGCCCAACGTCAAGGGCATCCGGGTGCAGTGCTCGGGTCGTCTTGGTGGCGCGGAGATGAGCCGGTCGGAGTTCTACCGCGAGGGCCGGGTTCCGCTGCACACGCTGCGCGCGGACATCGACTACGGCCTGTATGAGGCCAAGACCACCTTCGGCCGGATCGGTGTGAAGGTGTGGATCTACAAGGGCGACATCGTCGGCGGCAAGCGCGAATTGGCCGCCGCCGTTCCCGCGGGCGCCGACCGTCCGCGCCGCGAGCGGCCGGCGGGCAGCCGTCCGCGCCGCAGCGGTGCTTCCGGCACCACGGCCACCGGCACCGAAGCCGGACGCGCCGTGGGTAGCGAAGAGCCCGCCGCCGCAGAAAGCGCTACCACCCCCGAAGCGCAGAGCACGGAGAGCTAA
- the rplV gene encoding 50S ribosomal protein L22: MTTTTEFPSATAKARFVRVSPRKARRVIDLVRGRSVSDALDILRWAPQAASEPVAKVIASAAANAQNNNGLDPATLVVATVYADEGPTAKRIRPRAQGRAFRIRKRTSHITVVVESRPSKDQRSSKSSRARRAEGSKAAATAPAKKSSASKAPAKKAATKAPATKAATKAESKTSETSEAKGGSD; encoded by the coding sequence ATGACAACAACCACTGAATTCCCGTCGGCGACCGCCAAGGCGCGGTTCGTGCGGGTGTCGCCGAGAAAGGCGCGCCGGGTAATTGACCTGGTGCGTGGCAGGTCGGTTTCAGACGCGCTCGACATCCTGCGTTGGGCGCCGCAGGCCGCCAGCGAGCCGGTCGCCAAGGTGATCGCCAGTGCGGCCGCCAACGCGCAGAACAACAACGGCTTGGACCCGGCGACCTTGGTCGTGGCCACGGTCTACGCCGACGAGGGCCCGACCGCCAAGCGCATCCGCCCGCGGGCGCAGGGACGCGCGTTCCGGATCCGCAAGCGGACCAGCCACATCACCGTGGTGGTGGAGAGCCGGCCGAGCAAGGACCAGCGGTCTTCGAAGTCGTCGCGGGCTCGCCGCGCCGAGGGCAGCAAGGCCGCCGCAACGGCGCCCGCGAAGAAGTCCTCGGCCAGCAAGGCGCCGGCGAAGAAGGCCGCCACCAAGGCACCGGCGACAAAGGCGGCCACCAAAGCCGAGTCCAAGACTTCTGAGACTTCTGAAGCGAAGGGAGGCTCAGACTAG
- the rpsQ gene encoding 30S ribosomal protein S17, which yields MMAEAKTGAKATKSAAAGAVDGASKEKGPKHTPSTPKPRGRRKTRIGYVVSDKMQKTIVVELEDRVRHPLYGKIIRTTKKVKVHDEHSAAGIGDRVSLMETRPLSATKRWRLVEILEKAK from the coding sequence GTGATGGCAGAGGCGAAGACTGGCGCTAAGGCCACCAAGTCCGCAGCGGCGGGCGCGGTCGATGGCGCTTCCAAGGAAAAGGGTCCCAAGCACACGCCGAGCACTCCTAAGCCGCGCGGTCGTCGCAAGACGCGCATCGGCTACGTCGTGAGCGACAAGATGCAGAAGACCATCGTGGTCGAGCTCGAAGACCGCGTGCGTCACCCGCTCTACGGCAAGATCATTCGCACCACCAAGAAGGTCAAGGTGCACGACGAGCACAGCGCCGCCGGCATCGGCGACCGCGTTTCCCTGATGGAGACGCGTCCGCTGTCGGCCACCAAGCGCTGGCGGCTCGTCGAAATTCTCGAGAAGGCCAAGTAA
- a CDS encoding lipase family protein produces the protein MLYCATITVVAPDSARADGGFESEGDQSQYDQFYTPPDPLPPGEPGDLIRTEPSRLVLEPSGQLGAIMATGTRIMYRSTDTRGNPIAVTGTYFEPDNPWSGSGPRPLLSYAPGTVGQGDQCALSRVFNQGIHWSPWLDLMVNYEETFVATMVARGFAIVMTDYEGLGTPGTHTYVNRLAEGHAVLDAARAAQRLPGTSLDPHGPVAFWGYSQGGGAAASAAELVSSYAPELDVVGTYAGAPPADLVEMLPYMDGNVLVGAAGYLINGFIYAYPELADAIHERMTPRGEDLLAKTRHQCVQETSFKFMFRHLRGYFTKDLDQLVREEPFKTLFEAQRLGRHQPSAPVLIVNNRYDPLVPWTQANQLGRDWCAQGAQVEFWTNEEPPFLNKASVNHALTFWVDGERALQWVADRFNGLPAAPNCGQF, from the coding sequence ATGTTGTACTGCGCGACAATCACCGTTGTTGCGCCGGACTCGGCGCGCGCCGACGGCGGCTTCGAATCCGAAGGCGATCAAAGCCAATACGACCAGTTCTACACTCCGCCAGACCCGCTGCCGCCCGGCGAGCCGGGCGACTTGATCCGCACCGAGCCATCGCGACTGGTGCTGGAACCATCCGGTCAGCTGGGCGCGATCATGGCAACCGGAACTCGCATCATGTACCGCAGCACCGACACCCGGGGAAACCCGATCGCAGTCACCGGCACGTATTTCGAGCCCGATAATCCCTGGTCGGGAAGCGGGCCGCGGCCGCTGCTCAGCTACGCGCCAGGCACCGTCGGGCAGGGGGATCAGTGCGCGCTGTCGCGGGTCTTCAACCAAGGCATCCACTGGTCGCCGTGGCTGGACCTGATGGTCAACTACGAAGAGACGTTCGTCGCGACCATGGTGGCCCGCGGGTTTGCCATCGTGATGACCGACTACGAGGGGCTGGGAACTCCCGGAACGCATACCTATGTCAATCGGCTGGCCGAGGGGCACGCGGTGCTCGACGCCGCGCGCGCCGCGCAGCGACTGCCGGGAACATCGTTGGACCCACATGGCCCCGTTGCCTTCTGGGGGTATTCGCAAGGCGGTGGGGCCGCGGCCTCGGCGGCCGAACTCGTGTCGAGCTACGCGCCCGAACTCGATGTGGTGGGCACGTATGCGGGTGCTCCGCCCGCCGATCTCGTCGAGATGCTGCCCTATATGGATGGCAACGTACTGGTAGGCGCCGCCGGCTACCTGATCAACGGATTCATCTACGCCTACCCGGAACTGGCGGATGCGATTCACGAACGGATGACCCCGCGCGGGGAGGACCTGCTCGCCAAAACGCGTCACCAGTGCGTCCAGGAGACGTCGTTCAAGTTCATGTTCCGCCATCTTCGGGGCTACTTCACCAAGGACTTGGACCAACTGGTCCGTGAGGAGCCGTTCAAGACGCTGTTCGAAGCCCAGCGACTCGGACGGCACCAGCCATCGGCGCCGGTCCTCATCGTCAACAACCGCTACGACCCGCTGGTGCCCTGGACCCAAGCCAACCAGCTCGGGCGCGATTGGTGTGCGCAGGGTGCGCAGGTCGAGTTCTGGACCAACGAGGAGCCGCCGTTTCTCAACAAGGCCTCGGTCAACCATGCGCTGACTTTCTGGGTGGACGGCGAGCGTGCCCTACAGTGGGTCGCCGACCGATTCAACGGCCTTCCCGCCGCGCCCAACTGTGGCCAGTTCTGA
- the rplW gene encoding 50S ribosomal protein L23, with translation MATIVDPRDIILAPVISEKSYALLDDNVYTFVVHPDSNKTQIKIAIEKIFAVKVASVNTANRQGKRKRTRTGYGKRKSTKRAIVTLAPGSKPIDLFGAPA, from the coding sequence ATGGCGACCATCGTTGACCCGCGCGACATCATTCTGGCGCCGGTGATTTCGGAGAAGTCCTACGCGCTGCTCGATGACAACGTGTACACATTCGTGGTGCACCCCGATTCGAACAAGACCCAGATCAAGATCGCTATCGAGAAGATCTTTGCGGTCAAGGTCGCATCGGTGAACACCGCCAACCGGCAGGGTAAGCGCAAGCGCACCCGGACTGGGTACGGCAAGCGCAAGAGCACCAAGCGCGCCATCGTCACCCTGGCGCCGGGCAGCAAGCCGATCGATCTGTTCGGAGCGCCGGCATAG